The Chitinophaga pinensis DSM 2588 region CATGGTTGGTCTCGTACTCAATGCGATCAAAACTTCTATCGGCGTTGCTGAAACAACTGACCTGGGCCTGCCTTTCTTCCTGATCGGTATCGTAGGTATCCTCGCAATTCTCTTCTATTCCCTGAACAGCGCACGCAAGGATGGTAATGGCTGGGGAGCCATGAGATATCCGCAGCTCATTATGGGTATGATCGCCATCTTCGTGTACGTTGGTGTGGAAGTAACCATCGCCAGCAACATGGGCGCCCTGCTGAAACATCCGGGCTTCCTTACACTGGAAGGTTTATCAGAATCCCAGATCGACCCTTATGTATCCCTCTTCTGGGGTAGTATGATGGTGGGGCGCTGGACAGGTGCTATCACCGTATTCAATGTATCCAAAACCGGTCGTCAGATCCTTTCTGTGATCGTTCCGTTCATTGCTTATGGCGTAGTACTGACAGCAAATCACCTGAAAGGTACAGATGTAAGTGTGCTGTATCCTTATGCAGGTGTACTGGTCGTTCAGATCATCGGCTTCTTCGCCGGTCAGGACAAACCGGCAAAGACCCTCATGATCTTCGCACTGCTTGGTATCATGGCCATGGTGATAGGTCTCTTCACTACCGGTGAAGTAGCGATCTTCTCCTTCGTTGCGGGCGGTCTGTTCTGCTCCGTAATGTGGTCATGCATCTTCGCACTGTCGATCGCTGGTCTGGGCAAATACACCAGCCAGGGTTCTTCCTTCCTGGTACTGATGATCCTCGGTGGTTCACTCGTTCCTCCGGTTCAGGGTGGTCTCGCAGATATCCCTTCTATCGGTATCCATTATTCTTACATTATTCCGGTTGTATGCTTTGCATACCTGGCATTCTTTGCATTCAGAGTTAAAAACATATTAAAATCACAGGGAATAGATTATGAGTCAGCAATTAGCGGTGGGCATTGATATTGGAGGAACCAATACAAAGTTTGGCATAGTAGATCGCAGAGGTAATATTCTGTGTGATGGTCGTATGCTAACGAACCAACACGAAGACGTTCATGGCTTCCTGGATGAGTTGCACGAGCATCTCTCCGTATTGATCGCACAGGTAGGTGGCATTGAAAACATCAGAGGTATCGGTGTAGGTGCACCAAATGGTAACTTTTATACCGGTAACATTGAATATGCTCCAAACCTCCGCTGGAAAGGTATTATACCTTTAGCAAAATTGCTGGGTGAAAAGTTTGGCGTACCGGCTATCCTTACCAATGACGCTAACGCAGCGGCACTCGGTGAATTCCAGTACGGTGCTGCAAGAAGCATGAGAGATTTCATCGTTATCACGCTGGGTACAGGGGTAGGTAGCGGTATTGTTGCCAACGGTCAGCTGATCTATGGTCACGATGGCTTCGCAGGTGAACTCGGTCACTGTATCGTGATCCCTGGTGGCAGATACCATCCTGGTACAGGCGCACACGGTTCCCTGGAAGCATATGCTTCTGCAACCGGTGTAACCAACACTGCCCTGGAATTCCTGGCTAACCGCCCGGATACACAGAGCATCCTGCGTGATCATTCGAAAGAAGAGATCAATTCCAAAGTGATATATGAAGCCGCAATGAAAGGCGATCCGCTGGCAGTAGAAGTATACGAATTCACCGGTAAAATACTCGGTGAGGCCCTGGCCAACTTTGTCATGTTCTCCAGCCCTGAAGCGATCATCCTGTTCGGTGGTCTGACCAAAGCAGGCGACATGATCATGAAACCTGTACGCGAGCATATGGAGAAAAACCTCTTGCCTATCTTCCAGAACAAAGTGAAGCTGGTCTTCTCCGAACTGAAAGAAAGCGATGCGGCTATCCTCGGTGCAAGCGCCCTGGCATGGGAAATGAAAGATTAAACTTTCGACCGGTTTTCCGGTATCATAAATAAAGAATTATGCAAGATCGCAGACATTTCTTAAAAGCAGCGGCCCTCAGTGCCGCTGCTTTATCTTTAGATGGTATTACATCTGAGAAAGCACAGGCAGCTGATGCCTCCAAAGGTAAAGTGACCAAACCGATCGTTGTCTCTACATGGGACTTCGGCCGCGCCGCCAACGAGGCTGCATGGGACGTACTGAAAAAAGGTGGTCGTGCACTCGACGCCGTTGAAGCCGGCGTAAGAGTACCGGAAGCTGACCCTAACAACCATACCGTAGGATACAGCGGGTTCCCTGACCGTGATGGTCGTGTAACCCTCGATGCCTGCATTATGGATGAACTGGGCAATTGTGGCTCTGTAGCTGCACTGGAACACGTGACACACGCTATCTCCGTAGCCCGTGCCGTAATGGAAAAAACACCACACGTGATGCTGGTCGGTGATGGCGCACTCCAGTTCGCCCTTGCCAATGGTTTCAAAAAAGAAAACCTGCTCACACCGGAATCAGAAAAAGCATGGCGCGAATGGCTGAAAAAGTCAGAATACAAGCCGATCATGAACATTGAGAACTCCTCCTATGGTCCTGACAAGGCAACGACTTTCAACCCGCTTAAACTGCCAGGTAACGTCTACAACCACGATACCATCGGTATGGTGGCACTGGATGCTAACGGTAACCTGTCCGGCGCCTGTACGACCAGTGGTATGGCCTTCAAACTGCATGGCCGCGTAGGCGACTCTCCCATCATCGGTGCAGGTCTCTATGTCGACAATGAAGTAGGCGCTGCTACCTCCACCGGTGTTGGTGAAGAAGTGATCCGCGTCGTAGGTAGCTTCCTCGTTGTAGAACTGATGCGTCAAGGTTATTCTCCTGAAGCAGCCTGCAAAGAAGCAGTAACGCGTATCGTAAAGAAGAATAAAGAAAGAGCAAAAGGCTTACAGGTAGGCTTTCTCGCCATCAACAAAAAAGGCGAACACGGCGCATACTGCCTGCAGAAAGGATTTAACTATGCTGTGCTCTCCGAAAAGGAAAGCAACGTCCTGATAGACGGTAAGCACTATTTCTAAGTATAAAAATGGAGAAAAAGATCACGCTTGAGATCTGCGCCGGTTCGGTCGCTTCCTGCATCGCTGCAGAAGAAGGCGGCGCACACCGTATTGAATTATGCGACAATCTGCTGGAAGGTGGCACCACCCCCAGCTATGCAACGATTGCCCTGGCCCGTGAGAAAGTAAAAATAGACCTCTACCCTATTATCCGCCCCCGTGGTGGCGATTTCCTGTACGATGACCTCGAATTCACCCTCATGCAGAAAGACATTAAACTCTGCAAATCCCTGGGATGTAATGGTGTGGTAATCGGTCTGCTGACCACCGATGGTAAAGTGGATAAAGTACGTACCAAAGCCCTGGTTGATCTGGCCTGGCCCATGGGTGTTACCTTCCACCGCGCCTTCGATATGACAGAAGACCCGATGCAGGCACTGGAAGATATCATTGAAGCAGGTTGTGAACGTATACTGACCTCCGGTCAGCGGAATACAGCGGTAGAAGGTATCCCTTTACTGAAAACACTGGTGGAAAAATCTGCCGGACGTATTGCCATTCTCGTAGGCTCCGGTGTACGGGCGCATAATATCGCTGAACTGGTAAAAGAAACAGGCGCTATAGAATTTCATACGACCGCCAAAGCATATGAAGAAAGCGGTATGGTGTACCGTAATCCAAATGTCAGCATGGGCGGTATTCCCGGTGTACCTGAATACGGCATTTCAAAAACACAGGTAAGCGAAGTGAAAAAGATCCTGGCCCTGGCTACTGAAGCCGCCGGTAACTAAACATTTCCCACTTGTCATAAAAGCAAAAAGGGGCGTCTGCTAAATAGCGGACGCCCTTTTTCGTATCGGTTTAGATTTGCTGTTAAGCCCTTACAGATCGTTCTGAATAATGTTACCATTCGCATTGATCTCATCCTGCGGGAACAGGAATTCCCAACGAATATCTCCTGCCGGTACCTGCATCAGACCATTCGTCAAAGTAGTCGTATGGTTGCTGCCGGTCCTGTCAAGTGCCTGGTTCATACGTTTCAGGTCATAGAAACGGAACCCTTCGCCCCACAGTTCAATACGACGGTGTCTCAGGATCTCCTGCAACAGTGCATCGCCTGTGTTAGTGCTTTTTGTATAGTTTGGGTCACGATTCACCATCAGTGTATACAGTGCATCAGCTGCGCCAGCATTGTCATTCAGGCGTGCTTTAGCTTCCGCTTCGATCAGGTACATCTCCGCTGCACGCATCATCGGTACGTCGCCAATGCTGCTGCTGGTAGCGGTCAGGAACTTCTTGTTGATATAAGCCGGACTGATACCACCTGATGGAACAGGCACGTTCTTACCATCCGGACTGAATACCAGTCTGCGTACATCTGTAGCTGACATGGTTTCGTAAAGCGTGCTGTTGATCGCTTTAGGATTCGTTCTGATAGCGCTGGAGTTGAAGTTTGCAGAGATGAACGCAAAGAAGGAATAGAAATAAGTGGTCTGCTCAGAGATCTGGTGACTACCCCACATCCACTCCGCATTGTTATAATCATTGAAACCTTTCAAATAATCTGCATTAGACATCAGTGCTACACCAGCTCTCGCTTCTGCAGCAAATTGTGCTGCTGTCGCCCAGTCCTGCTGTGTCAAAGCAATACGTGCTTTAAAGCCTTTTGCTACCGCTTCGCTGATGTGTGATCTGTTATCGCCTGCATAACCGGCCAGACCTGTCAAAGCTGCATCAATATCTTTGTTGATCTGTGTATATACCTGTGCAACTGTAGATCTTGGCAGTGGCTCAACCGTATTGGTCAGTACCAGCGGTATGCCCAGCTGACTGTTATTACCGTTTGCGTCAAAGCGTTTGCCATACATCTGCACCAGGTTCCAGTAAGACCATGCACGGTAAGCGAATGCCTGTCCTTTAATGATAGCTTTCTCCGCCGGGTCAGCATCTACTGCGTCGATATTGTCGATGATCATGTTTGCGTTTGCAATGATCTTGTAGTAGAAATAGTAAGTGTATTTCAGGAAAGTCGCAGAAGTCGTACGGTGTGTCACCCACTGATACTGTGAGTTGAACCAACCGTTACCGGCTGCTGTCATTACCAGGTCATCACCCAGCATATCATTGTTGAGCATGATACTACCCTGACCACCCTGGTCCTGGTTATCATACTGGATATACAGGGAACGGTGAATACCATTGATAGCCGACCATGCGCCTGCTATATTGCTGAATACTGCGCCGGAAGGATAGGCATCAGTAGGGTTCGTATCCAGATAATCTTTGCTGCAGGAACTGAAAATTAATACCGGTACAGCTATGAGTATATATAATAATTTCTTAGTCATCTTTCTTTCTGTTTTTAGAGTCCAACATTAATACCTACTGTTACCACGCGGGCAGGAGAATACACGTTAGAAGTAACGCCGGTGAATGCCTGTGCTACGTTCATACCCTTACGCGCTGTTTTCAGATACAGGTTCTCACCACTTGCAAAGATGTTTGCATTGCTGATACGCATAGCAGATGTCCATGCTTTAGGCAGGGTGTAACCAAGGCTTACTCTTCTCAGGTTCAAATAAGAAGCACTGGTCAACCAACGGTCGGAAGTACCAGCATTTATATTCGTTGTATTACTGAACTGCAGTTTTGGTACATCAGTAATATCACCCGCTTTCTGCCAGCGTTTAAGCGCATCTACATGCAGTGCAGAACCATAGGTACCACCATGCATCAGACCCATATAAGTCTGGTCATATACTTTACCACCGATCTGGTAGCTCACTACGAAAGACAACTCGAAGTTTTTATAATTGAAGGTATTCGTGATACCACCATATACATCAGGAATTGCAGAACCTGCATAATGGAAACGTGCGTTGCTGATCAGGATAGTAGCAGTATCACCGTTTTTAGTTACGCGGGTATTCCTGTTGTTAGGATTGATCGTTGTGTTCTGTGCTCTATAAAGTGGCGCACCATCTTCCGGATCTACACCCAGGTACTCTCTCAGCCAGAAATCATACTGAGACTGTCCCACCATCAGCTTCTTAGTTCCGGTAACAATCTCTCTTTGAGGCTGCTCAGTAATTCCGTTTTTATAGGTAGTCGCATTCAAATTGATATTCCATTTGAAATCTTTATTGCGTACCACATCCACACCTACCTGTAATTCGAAACCTTTGTTCCACATCGTACCGATGTTTTTGCTTTCGTATTTCAGACCGCTGGAAACCGGTGCCGGTACTCGGAATAACAGGTTACCGGATTCACGGTGGAAGTATTCGATACTACCGGAAACTCTTTCTTTCAGGAAGGAGAAGTCTACGCCCACATCAAATGTTCTGTTCTGTTCCCAAACCAGATTGCTGGCGATAGAACGCTGTAAAACACCAGGCTCGCTTGCATTCGCATAAGGATCATATAAAGCTTGCCATGCATAGTAAATAGCATTGGCATTTTCATCCAGCAATGCATCGTTACCTACTACACCATAAGATGAACGTACTTTCAACAGATCGATCCAGCTGATGTCTCTCATGAAGTTCTCTTTGTTCACTGCCCATGCAGCACCTACAGAGTAGAAACTACCCCAGCGAAGTAACTGGGAGAAACGGCTGGTACCATCACGACGATAGGAAGCAGAAGCAAAGTATTTCTCATCGTAGTTGTAAGTTGCACGGGTGAAATAACCGTCAGTGCGGTATTTATCCGTACGGGAGCTCAGTGAGTTGGTAGTAGTGAAGTTGTCCAGTTCTGTAGAGGCGCCATCCACGATCACTGTCTGTCTTGCACCATAGAGGTAGTTGTAGGTACGATCGAAATTCTCATGACCTAACAGTACATCTACATTGTGTTTACCAAAAGTACGGTTGTAGTTCAGCAACTGGTTAAAGGTAAAACCGGTTGTCATACGGCTGGTGCGGCTTGCACGACCTGCCGGCGCACCATCACCTACAGTAGTATTATCGAAAGTACCTACCAGGTCATTGGTTACGTCCACACCGATGTTAGTAGTGAATTTGAAATCACGGAGGAATTTCACTTCGCCGAATGTCCTTGCAGACAGCGCGTTACGTTTAAAGCTGTTGTCATTCAGTTCGGTTTCCTGAATGATGTGACGGCCTGCGTTCGCACCCGCTGGTCTTGCTACCTGGCCGCCCAGGGAACCATCACCCAGATCATAAATAGATTGACCATTTCTGTCCAGTACCAGTGCACCTGTTGTTGCATCATGCGCATGGATAGGATAGATCGGCCCCATGTTCCTGGTGAAGTTGAATGGGTTGATATATGCAGAGCTGTTATCAATCGTACTTGCCTGGTTTGATTTAGTAAATGTACCATTCACATTCAGACCTGTTTTGAACCAGGTTGTCGGATTGGCATTCACATTGATACGACCATTGATCCTTTCGAAATCTGATTTCATCACGAAACCTTTCTCTTTCAGATAACCAAGGGAGATGAAGTAGTCGTTTTTATCAGAACCACCGTTGAAACTAACGCCATAGTCGCCACGGCTACCATCGCGCAGGATCGCTTTTGTCCAGTCCAGATCTTCTGCATACAACAGTTTCGCATCCGGGTTTAATGTACCATCCGTACGTACGATATCATTGTTGGCAACGTTGAAAGGATTGTACCCCAGACGTGCCTTGATGTTGGTTGTAGCGCCCTGGTTAGCCTGCTCCAGCGTAGTGTTGCCGGTGAACAGTGTATTTCTGTAAGATTCCCACATCAGCGGATAATACTGATATGCATCTACACGATCGTATTCAGGAATTGCGCGGGATGTAACACCCTGCATGGCTCTTACCTGTACGTGGTTGCTGCCGCGTTTACCTTTTTTGGTGGTGATTATTACCACACCATTCGCAGCACGTGCACCGTACAAAGCAGAAGCAGAAGCGTCTTTCAGGAGGGACATGCTTTCGATATCGTCAGTGCTCAGGGAAGAGATATTACCTTCGAAAGGCACACCATCTACTACATACAGCGGATCGCTGGATGCGTTGATGGAACCCACACCGCGGATACGGATGCTTGGACCAGCGCCTGGCTGACCACTACCGGAATTCACCTGGATACCGGCAGCCGCACCTTCCAGGGCATTAAATACGTTGGAAATAGGGCGGGTCTGCAGTGCTTTGGAATCGATCTGGGTAAGCGAACCGGTAAATGTTTTACGGTTAGCAGTACCATAAGCGATCACTACTACCTCATTCAGACCTTTGGTGTCTATCTGCATGGTCACGTTCAATGAAGCACGGCCATTTACAGCCACTTCCTGATCGATATGACCAATATAGCTGAATACTAATACGGCGGTGGAAGGCGCTTCAATAGTGTACTCTCCTTTCATATCGGTAACAGTACCCTTGTTGCCTTTGGCGATCCTTACACTTACACCCACGAGCGGCGTACCTGCGGGATCAGTAACGCGACCTCTCACATTAATATCGGCTATCACTTCACTTTTAGGAGCGATGCCCACCAGTTTGTCAGACATTACACGAAAGGTAAGACCCGTGCTGTTCAACGCCGCGGCCAGTACCTGTTCAACAGTCTTATCTGTTACACTTACCGTCACCTTAGTATCAGCAGCGATCATATCATTGCTGTACACAAAGCGGTAGTCGCTTTGCTTCTCAATGATTTTAAGCAATTTTGCCAGCTTTACATCTTCCAGATTCAGCGTAAACTTATTCTGTGAGAAAACACTGGCAGACACCTGCATGCAGGTTACGAGCGTCAGCAAAAAGGCCAGTTTCATCAATAGAATTGCTTTTAGAAAAGATTTTGGTTTAGGTAAAAGAAGCAGATTAAGTCTGGTTTTTTCCATACTTTTAGATTGTTTAAGGTCAATAAAATGCACGGACAGGCTTCATCGCCAAATGAAACGTTCCTGTCATGCGCTGATCTTGGTTGAGAGGGGAATGTTGCCGCATCTCCCCTTTCTTTTTTTGTTCAATAGTTACTAGTCAATAAGTTCAATAGTCTTGCTACATAAGTAAAGGAGTATTTATCGTTTTATTATAATCTTCTTTTTGTCAATACTGTAGTGAAACGGAGATGTAAATCGTAGCGCTTCTAAAGTCTGTTCTACTGTTTCGTTAATAAAAGTCCCGGTAAAGCGGCTCTCTGCTAGCTGCTTCTCTTCAAAAATGATCTGCACATCATACCATCTTTCCATCTTGAGGGCAATGTCTTCGAAACGTTCGTTATTAAACACAAGGCAGTTTTCTTTCCATGCTGTTTCTGCAACCAGGCTGTCCGTAGGATTGACGGTTACTTCTTCCAGCCGGTAAGGGTCCTTGTCATGCACGTCCTGTATGCGGATTGCGGGCACTGTTTGCTGTTTTACTTCGTTCAGCAGTACGATTTTCTGATTTGGCGAAAGAATGACCTTTTTAGGAATATCCCCTTTAATAGTTACTTCGACTTTCCCCTGTATCAATGAGGTTTCTACTGTTTTATCCTCTTCATAAGCTCTTACATTAAATGTGGTACCCAGTACCGTAATATCCATCTTTTTAGTGTGGATGATGAATGGCCTTTGTTCATCTTTTTTTACATCAAAAAAAGCCTCCCCTTCCAATATTACCTGTCTGCTGTCGACCTGACCATAATCATAGGTCAGTTTACTACTTACGTTGAGATAGACAGTGGATCCGTCAGGTAATGTCACAGTAGAACGTGACCCGTGCCTGGTAGTGATCTCGCTGACCAGCTCTTTATTATCATGTTGTTTACGTTCACGCAGGCTCCATAATCCGCCCAAAACAGTGATCAGTGAGGCGGCAGCTACGAGCATACGCCATCTGTTGGTACGCAGCCAGGATTGCTTTCCTGCCGCTTCCTTCAGTATGATTTGTGGCGCTGCTACTACCGGAAAATCGGCAGGAAACAGTTCCTGCATGCGCTGCATATGTTTTTCCAGTGCAACTTCGGTATTTTCAGTGCCGTCAGGTGTATGCAGTTCCAGTTCTTTCATCAGAGATGCCTGATAACTCAGTTGCGCATCATCTTTCAGAATTTGTTCCAGTTCTCGCAGTTCATCTAATGTAGCCTCACCCGATATTTTTCTTCCCAGCAATATCCAGGTTCTGTCTTGACTCATAAACGTTTTTATGGGCTTTACATCTATTAAGACAGTGTTTTTTTGAGAATCTACTAAGTGTTTTGAAAAAAAATTTAACGAAAAATAAATATTAGCGTTTGGGTAAATATAAACGGAGGGATTCACTGATCTTTTTGCAGGCAATGGCCATCTGTACATCGATAGTATTTACAGAGATTTCCAGGATACTTGCTACTTCTTTGTACTTCAGACCGTCTTCACGGATCAGTTTATAAATCATTTTACAGCGCGGTGGCAGGTTATTTACCGCATCGGCCATCTTCCGGGCCATTTCGCCTGAAATCATCAGTTGTTCAGGTGTATTATCAGCAACGCTCAGGTCTACAGACAATTCATCGATACTAAAATGTTGTAACTGTTGCTGGTTCAGATAGTTGAGTGCAGTATTACGTGCTGCCACATACAAATACACCTTCAGGTTGCTGACCTGTAAAAGGCGCTCCCTGTTCTTCCAGATGTTCATAAAAACATCGGAAGCAATTTCCTCGGCCTGTTCGTTAGAACGCACGATAGAAGCAGCAAACTGGCATAAAGGCTTATAAAATTGCCTGAATAGTTGCCTGTAAGCCTGCTCATCTCCGGTGGCTATTCTTCCGGCGAGTATTTGTATGGTGGCATGGTCAGGTGTCTGCACTACTTTGGTTGATATTTTTTCTCTGCATGTTAAAAGTAGTCGAAAACCCTTCAAAATCACAACAGTGAATTAAAACCAGGAAACATATAATTTTTATCACAATAAGTTTCACCTGTTCCGGTAAGTGGTTGTCCCGCTGTTGGTGGCAGTATAAAATGTCGTGTCCCGGTCCTTAAATGTATATCTGCAAGGGAGATATATGAGAACCAAAATATTGAATATTCTACTTATAAAAAAATCCAAAACATTAAATTTTATGACATTATTAGCCTTAAAACTTATAAGTACCCTTTTTTTGTTGAAACTTAAAATGCCTGGTACTGATCCATAATATCAATACCAGGCATATGAAATAAGTTGAAACGAAATAATTGTAATCACGCTTTAGTGACCCACAGTGACCAGTCTTTGTCGAACTTATACCATTGTCCTTTTGGTCCTTCCCATTTCCACTCAGGTACTTCGGCCCAGTTAGCGCCTTTATCTGCACTCCACCACAACTTACCGTCGCCGATCTTCAGCCATTTACCCTCCTTATCAGCCCACATGCCATTTTCCACGGCAGCCCACTTTTTACCATTGGTGCTCCACCATAATTTTGCATTCTTATCTAACTTATACCAGTAAGTTTTGTTATCCATTGTTCCCTCCCAGATACCATCTTTCGCTTTTGACCATTCTTCAGCAATATAGTGATGCGCCACTGAAACAGGCGTTACTGTATTAGCTTTAAGGTAAGCGATTGATAGCAAACAGATACTGGTCATTAACACTAACGACTTTTTCATAAACATGACTTTTTTGAAGATAAATACCGGTACGTGACAACAAGGGCTTTTTTGTAGCGCCTCCGGCAGGATTGATTGAGGTTTTCTGCGGCCATGCCCTCTGTGGCCGTGTTTTTTAACTGCTTGCAGGTTAGATGATCATCTGTTATAATTAACGACATATGAAGACTGATGGTTTTCTCACAATTATGAATATTATGTTAAGGGTACTCTGTACATTTATCGAAATTTCACGTTTCCTGCTTAAACAAACCCATAATCTTCTATGTGAATAGAGAGATTTTTTTTAATTTTCCGTCTCGTTTTTAAACCGCATCTAATCCAAAACATTAATCATGACGCTTAATCATCAGGAAATTGAACTGATCGACAGTTTCGAACAGATAGCCGTGGATATATATCCTACCGCTAAGGACGGTTCCAGAGCAGTTGCGCAGGAAATAGCAGCACTGATTAAGGAAAGGCAGGCAGCTAACAAACAGGTTGTGTTAGGCCTCGCCACAGGTTCAACCCCTAAATATCTTTATGCAGAACTGGTAAGATTGCACAAAGAAGAAGGGCTGAGCTTCAAAAACGTGTTGACTTTCAACCTGGACGAGTACTATCCGATCGAACCAGATGCACTTCAGAGCTATAACAGGTTCATGAAGGAACAACTGTTCAACCACATTGACATTCCTGCAGGCAACTACTTCGTTCCGGATGGCACACTCCCAAAGGAAAAAGTAAAGGAATACACCGCTGAATACGAGCGCCGTATTGAAGCTGCAGGTGGTATCGATCTGCAGATCCTGGGTATCGGAACAAACGGCCATATCGGTTTCAATGAACCTGGTTCAACCCTGACTTCCCACACCCGCCTTGTAACACTGGATCATAACACCAGACAAGCGAACGCATTCGAGTTTTCCAATATCAGCCAGGTTCCTCGTCTGGCTATCACTATGGGGCTGAGCACCATCTTCAAAGCTAAACGTATCGTCCTGCTGGCATGGGGTACCCACAAAGCAAAGATCGTACGCAGATCTGTTGAAGGTCATAGCTCCGACCAGGTGCCTGCATCTTTACTGCAACAACACCCTGACTGTAAATTCGTGATCGACGAACAGGCCGCTGAAGAGCTGACCCGTTACAAAGAGCCATGGCTGACAGGCGACTGCGAATGGACGCCTAAACTGCGCCGCAAAGCAGTAACCAACCTTGCCCTGAAGCTCAACAAGCCGATCCTGATGCTGACAGACAGAGACTATAACGAAAACGGTCTGAATGACCTGATCGTACAATATGGTTCTGCTTATGAGCTGAACATCGAAGAGTTCAATGGTATCCGTGACACCATCACCGGATGGCCAGGTGGTAAACCAGGTACACAGCTGCCAAGCCACCCTGAACGTTCACAGCCTGAGAAAAAACGCGTACTCCTCTTCTCTCCGCACCCGGATGACGATATCATCTCCATGGGCGGTACCTTTATCCGCTTACATGAGCAGGGACATGATGTACACGTGGCTTACCAGACTTCCGGTAACATCGCCGTAACAGACGAATTCTTACTGCGTTACATCGACTTCGCAGTAGGTTTCGAAGGTATGTTCGATATCGACCGTAGCAAAAGCTCCCAGATCCTGGAAGATGCAAAAGCATTCCTCCGTGTGAAGAAGCCAAGCCAGAAAGATACGCCGGAGAACCGCGCTATCAAAGGTCTGATCCGTCGTGGTGAAGCAAAGGCTACCTGCCGCTACGTAGGTATCCCTGAAAGCAACATCCACTACCAGAACCTGCCTTTCTATGAAACAGGTACCATTGAGAAAAAACCTATGGGTGAAGAAGATATCCAGATGACCGTTGATCTGATCCGTGAAGTA contains the following coding sequences:
- a CDS encoding TonB-dependent receptor, which codes for MKLAFLLTLVTCMQVSASVFSQNKFTLNLEDVKLAKLLKIIEKQSDYRFVYSNDMIAADTKVTVSVTDKTVEQVLAAALNSTGLTFRVMSDKLVGIAPKSEVIADINVRGRVTDPAGTPLVGVSVRIAKGNKGTVTDMKGEYTIEAPSTAVLVFSYIGHIDQEVAVNGRASLNVTMQIDTKGLNEVVVIAYGTANRKTFTGSLTQIDSKALQTRPISNVFNALEGAAAGIQVNSGSGQPGAGPSIRIRGVGSINASSDPLYVVDGVPFEGNISSLSTDDIESMSLLKDASASALYGARAANGVVIITTKKGKRGSNHVQVRAMQGVTSRAIPEYDRVDAYQYYPLMWESYRNTLFTGNTTLEQANQGATTNIKARLGYNPFNVANNDIVRTDGTLNPDAKLLYAEDLDWTKAILRDGSRGDYGVSFNGGSDKNDYFISLGYLKEKGFVMKSDFERINGRINVNANPTTWFKTGLNVNGTFTKSNQASTIDNSSAYINPFNFTRNMGPIYPIHAHDATTGALVLDRNGQSIYDLGDGSLGGQVARPAGANAGRHIIQETELNDNSFKRNALSARTFGEVKFLRDFKFTTNIGVDVTNDLVGTFDNTTVGDGAPAGRASRTSRMTTGFTFNQLLNYNRTFGKHNVDVLLGHENFDRTYNYLYGARQTVIVDGASTELDNFTTTNSLSSRTDKYRTDGYFTRATYNYDEKYFASASYRRDGTSRFSQLLRWGSFYSVGAAWAVNKENFMRDISWIDLLKVRSSYGVVGNDALLDENANAIYYAWQALYDPYANASEPGVLQRSIASNLVWEQNRTFDVGVDFSFLKERVSGSIEYFHRESGNLLFRVPAPVSSGLKYESKNIGTMWNKGFELQVGVDVVRNKDFKWNINLNATTYKNGITEQPQREIVTGTKKLMVGQSQYDFWLREYLGVDPEDGAPLYRAQNTTINPNNRNTRVTKNGDTATILISNARFHYAGSAIPDVYGGITNTFNYKNFELSFVVSYQIGGKVYDQTYMGLMHGGTYGSALHVDALKRWQKAGDITDVPKLQFSNTTNINAGTSDRWLTSASYLNLRRVSLGYTLPKAWTSAMRISNANIFASGENLYLKTARKGMNVAQAFTGVTSNVYSPARVVTVGINVGL
- a CDS encoding FecR family protein, with the translated sequence MSQDRTWILLGRKISGEATLDELRELEQILKDDAQLSYQASLMKELELHTPDGTENTEVALEKHMQRMQELFPADFPVVAAPQIILKEAAGKQSWLRTNRWRMLVAAASLITVLGGLWSLRERKQHDNKELVSEITTRHGSRSTVTLPDGSTVYLNVSSKLTYDYGQVDSRQVILEGEAFFDVKKDEQRPFIIHTKKMDITVLGTTFNVRAYEEDKTVETSLIQGKVEVTIKGDIPKKVILSPNQKIVLLNEVKQQTVPAIRIQDVHDKDPYRLEEVTVNPTDSLVAETAWKENCLVFNNERFEDIALKMERWYDVQIIFEEKQLAESRFTGTFINETVEQTLEALRFTSPFHYSIDKKKIIIKR
- a CDS encoding RNA polymerase sigma-70 factor; translated protein: MQTPDHATIQILAGRIATGDEQAYRQLFRQFYKPLCQFAASIVRSNEQAEEIASDVFMNIWKNRERLLQVSNLKVYLYVAARNTALNYLNQQQLQHFSIDELSVDLSVADNTPEQLMISGEMARKMADAVNNLPPRCKMIYKLIREDGLKYKEVASILEISVNTIDVQMAIACKKISESLRLYLPKR
- the nagB gene encoding glucosamine-6-phosphate deaminase, which translates into the protein MTLNHQEIELIDSFEQIAVDIYPTAKDGSRAVAQEIAALIKERQAANKQVVLGLATGSTPKYLYAELVRLHKEEGLSFKNVLTFNLDEYYPIEPDALQSYNRFMKEQLFNHIDIPAGNYFVPDGTLPKEKVKEYTAEYERRIEAAGGIDLQILGIGTNGHIGFNEPGSTLTSHTRLVTLDHNTRQANAFEFSNISQVPRLAITMGLSTIFKAKRIVLLAWGTHKAKIVRRSVEGHSSDQVPASLLQQHPDCKFVIDEQAAEELTRYKEPWLTGDCEWTPKLRRKAVTNLALKLNKPILMLTDRDYNENGLNDLIVQYGSAYELNIEEFNGIRDTITGWPGGKPGTQLPSHPERSQPEKKRVLLFSPHPDDDIISMGGTFIRLHEQGHDVHVAYQTSGNIAVTDEFLLRYIDFAVGFEGMFDIDRSKSSQILEDAKAFLRVKKPSQKDTPENRAIKGLIRRGEAKATCRYVGIPESNIHYQNLPFYETGTIEKKPMGEEDIQMTVDLIREVKPHQIYCAGDLADPHGTHKVCLEIIFAALDRLKHEDFMKDCWVWMYKGAWQEWNIHEIEMAVPMSPDQVLQKRLGIFIHQSQKDVVPFQGSDLREFWERAEDRNANTANLYDQLGLQKYAAMEAFARYHFM